One segment of Macaca fascicularis isolate 582-1 chromosome 4, T2T-MFA8v1.1 DNA contains the following:
- the LOC102118091 gene encoding histone H2A type 1-J, with protein sequence MSGRGKQGGKARAKAKTRSSRAGLQFPVGRVHRLLRKGNYAERVGAGAPVYLAAVLEYLTAEILELAGNAARDNKKTRIIPRHLQLAIRNDEELNKLLGKVTIAQGGVLPNIQAVLLPKKTESHHKTK encoded by the coding sequence ATGTCTGGGCGTGGTAAGCAGGGAGGCAAAGCTCGCGCCAAGGCCAAGACCCGCTCTTCTCGGGCCGGGCTTCAGTTTCCCGTGGGCCGAGTGCACCGCCTGCTCCGCAAAGGCAACTATGCCGAGCGGGTCGGGGCTGGGGCACCGGTGTACCTGGCTGCGGTGCTGGAGTACCTGACCGCCGAGATCCTGGAGCTGGCTGGCAACGCGGCCCGCGACAACAAGAAGACTCGCATCATCCCGCGTCACCTCCAGCTGGCCATCCGCAACGACGAGGAGCTCAACAAACTGCTGGGCAAAGTCACCATCGCACAGGGTGGTGTTCTGCCCAACATCCAGGCCGTGCTGCTGCCAAAGAAGACCGAGAGCCACCACAAAACTAAGTAA
- the LOC102118097 gene encoding histone H2A type 1: MSGRGKQGGKARAKAKTRSSRAGLQFPVGRVHRLLRKGNYAERVGAGAPVYLAAVLEYLTAEILELAGNAARDNKKTRIIPRHLQLAIRNDEELNKLLGKVTIAQGGVLPNIQAVLLPKKTESHHKAKGK, translated from the coding sequence ATGTCTGGGCGTGGTAAGCAGGGAGGCAAAGCTCGCGCCAAGGCCAAGACCCGCTCTTCTCGGGCCGGGCTTCAGTTTCCCGTGGGCCGAGTGCACCGCCTGCTCCGCAAAGGCAACTATGCCGAGCGGGTCGGGGCTGGGGCACCGGTGTACCTGGCTGCGGTGCTGGAGTACCTGACCGCCGAGATCCTGGAGCTGGCTGGCAACGCGGCCCGCGACAACAAGAAGACTCGCATCATCCCGCGTCACCTCCAGCTGGCCATCCGCAACGACGAGGAGCTCAACAAACTGCTGGGTAAAGTCACCATCGCACAGGGTGGTGTTCTGCCCAACATCCAGGCCGTGCTGCTGCCAAAGAAGACCGAGAGCCACCACAAGGCGAAGGGCAAGTAG
- the LOC107129594 gene encoding histone H2B type 1-M: protein MPEPLKSAPASKKGSKKAINKAQKKDGKKRKRSRKESYSVYVYKVLKQVHPDTGISSKAMGIMNSFVNDIFERIAGEASRLAHYNKRSTITSREIQTAVRLLLPGELAKHAVSEGTKAVTKYTSSK from the coding sequence ATGCCTGAACCACTAAAATCTGCTCCAGCCTCTAAAAAGGGCTCCAAGAAGGCCATTAACAAGGCTCAGAAGAAGGATGGCAAGAAGCGGAAACGCAGCCGCAAGGAGAGCTACTCCGTGTACGTGTACAAGGTGCTGAAGCAAGTGCACCCCGACACCGGCATTTCCTCCAAGGCTATGGGGATTATGAACTCCTTTGTCAACGACATCTTCGAGCGTATCGCCGGAGAAGCGTCACGCCTGGCGCATTATAACAAGCGCTCGACCATCACTTCGAGGGAGATTCAGACGGCCGTGCGCCTACTGCTGCCCGGGGAGTTGGCCAAGCATGCCGTGTCGGAGGGCACCAAGGCCGTCACCAAGTATACCAGCTCCAAGTGA
- the LOC102117721 gene encoding histone H3.1 yields MARTKQTARKSTGGKAPRKQLATKAARKSAPATGGVKKPHRYRPGTVALREIRRYQKSTELLIRKLPFQRLVREIAQDFKTDLRFQSSAVMALQEACEAYLVGLFEDTNLCAIHAKRVTIMPKDIQLARRIRGERA; encoded by the coding sequence ATGGCGCGTACAAAGCAGACTGCTCGTAAGTCCACCGGCGGCAAGGCTCCGCGCAAGCAGCTGGCTACGAAGGCGGCTCGGAAGAGCGCTCCGGCCACTGGCGGCGTCAAGAAGCCCCATCGCTACcggcctggtacagtggctctCCGCGAGATCCGCCGCTACCAGAAGTCCACCGAGCTGCTGATCAGAAAGTTGCCTTTTCAGCGTCTGGTGCGAGAGATCGCGCAGGACTTTAAGACCGACCTGCGCTTTCAGAGCTCGGCGGTGATGGCGCTGCAAGAGGCATGCGAGGCCTACCTGGTGGGGCTCTTTGAGGACACCAACCTGTGCGCCATCCACGCCAAGAGGGTGACTATCATGCCCAAGGATATCCAGCTCGCACGTCGTATCCGCGGCGAGAGGGCTTGA
- the LOC107129595 gene encoding histone H4, which produces MSGRGKGGKGLGKGGAKRHRKVLRDNIQGITKPAIRRLARRGGVKRISGLIYEETRGVLKVFLENVIRDAVTYTEHAKRKTVTAMDVVYALKRQGRTLYGFGG; this is translated from the coding sequence ATGTCTGGCCGCGGCAAAGGCGGGAAGGGTCTTGGCAAAGGCGGCGCTAAGCGCCACCGCAAGGTGCTGCGTGACAATATCCAGGGCATCACCAAGCCGGCCATCCGGCGCCTTGCTCGCCGCGGCGGCGTGAAGCGCATCTCTGGCCTCATCTACGAGGAGACCCGTGGGGTGCTGAAAGTCTTCCTGGAGAACGTGATCCGGGACGCTGTGACCTACACGGAGCACGCCAAGCGCAAGACGGTCACCGCCATGGATGTGGTTTACGCGCTGAAGCGCCAGGGTCGCACCCTCTACGGTTTCGGCGGTTAA
- the LOC102117020 gene encoding histone H4 — translation MSGRGKGGKGLGKGGAKRHRKVLRDNIQGITKPAIRRLARRGGVKRISGLIYEETRGVLKVFLENVIRDAVTYTEHAKRKTVTAMDVVYALKRQGRTLYGFGG, via the coding sequence ATGTCTGGCCGCGGCAAAGGCGGGAAGGGTCTTGGCAAAGGCGGCGCTAAGCGCCACCGCAAGGTGCTGCGTGACAATATCCAGGGCATCACCAAGCCGGCCATCCGGCGCCTTGCTCGCCGCGGCGGCGTGAAGCGCATCTCTGGCCTCATCTACGAGGAGACCCGTGGGGTGCTGAAAGTCTTCCTGGAGAACGTGATCCGGGACGCTGTGACCTACACGGAGCACGCCAAGCGCAAGACGGTCACCGCCATGGATGTGGTTTACGCGCTGAAGCGCCAGGGTCGCACCCTCTACGGTTTCGGTGGCTGA